ATCAATTGCATGTTTTGCTACCAAAATTTTTTGATTTTCCATAAATTCTTTTCCTTGCTTGATAAACTTAAAGCTTAATGTATTTTAAAGTATATCATTATTTAATTACTAAGGTTTAAATCTTGACTAGATTTTATGCTAATTTATAATTATTAGTATTGGTAAATAAAATAATATGCTAGGAGATTTTATGTATAAATTAGTTTTAGTAAGACACGGAGAGAGTGAGTGGAATAAAGAAAATCTTTTTACTGGTTGGACAGATGTTAAACTTTCTGACAAGGGTATCGATGAGGCTGTTGAGGCGGGTTTGCTTCTCAAACAAGAAGGCTATTCTTTTGATATTGCTTTTAGTTCTTTGTTGTCAAGAGCTAATGACACTTTAAATATTATTTTGCGAGAATTAGGGCAATCTTATATTAGTGTAAAAAAAACCTGGAGATTAAATGAAAGGCACTATGGAGCTTTGCAAGGTTTAAATAAGTCAGAAACAGCTGCAAAATATGGGGAAGATAAGGTTTTAATTTGGAGACGTAGTTATGATGTGCCCCCAATGTCTTTGGATGAGTCTGATGATCGTCATCCCATAAAAGATCCAAGATATAAACATATCCCCAAAAGGGAACTTCCTTCAACAGAGTGCCTTAAAGATACTGTTGCAAGAGTTATTCCTTATTGGACTGATGAGATTGCAAAAGAAGTTCTTGAAGGTAAAAAAGTTATTGTTGCTGCTCACGGTAATTCTTTAAGAGCGCTTGTTAAATATTTTGACAATTTAAGTGAAGAAGATGTTTTAAAGCTTAACATTCCCACAGGCATTCCTTTAGTTTACGAATTAGATAAAGATTTAAATCCCATTAAACATTACTATCTAGGTGATGAGAGCAAAATTAAAAAGGCAATGGAATCTGTTGCTAGTCAAGGAAAGTTAAAGTAACGATTTATTTGTATTAAAGTGTAAATAAGTCATATAATTATGACTTATTTTTTATTAATTTTAAGGCTTAAACGTATTTGCTTGTAATCTTTTCAAAGCGATCAATACCAATTATTTTGATAAATCCAGCTAATTTGGGCCCTTTTTCTTTGTCAATTAAAATTTTATAAATTTGTTTAAAAAATAAAGCAGGTTCTATATTATTTTCTCTTGAAATTTTATATATTTCGTTTTGAATGTCTTGTTCTGTGGCAACTTCAAAATTTTTCTTTAAAAAATCCAAAAGTTCATTAATTGCTTTTTTGCTATTTTCTTCTAGTATTTCCATATTATCAAATTTAGATCTTAATGAAAATTTGAAATCTTCGGGTGCAAAATCTCTTATCCAATTAATTGCGCAATTTATTTTATTTATTAGTTTGTCTTTTTGATCTTCTTGAACGTTTTTCAAGTAATTTAAAATTTTATTTATATTATTTTCAAATATTTGACTGATTACACTTAAATGTCTGAATCCGACCTGATAAGGGATTCTTTTGCTTGGCATGTATGGTTGAGATAGTTCGTAAATTCTTTTAAATGCTCTTTTTTTTTCTTCTTTTACATCTTCTACTCCATAGTAGATTCTCTCAAATTTGTCGTAATCTTCGTATATTTTAATTACATCAAGATCAAATGAGATTGAAAATTCAGTATTTGGTTTAGTAGCAGCAAATAAAAACCTTGTGACTTCGGGTGTATAGACCTCAAGAACATCTTTGAGCGATATGACATCTCCCGATGAGGAGGATATTTTTCCACCACGTCCTTTTATTGAAATAAAGTCATATTGAAATGTTACAGGAGGGCTACCTTGAAAAATTTTTACAATATTTTTAGATGTATCAAAACTGCCGCCACTGCTGTGGTGGTCTTTTCCTGCAGGCTCAAAGTCAACTTTTTCATATTTCCATCTCATAGGCCAATCTATTCTCCAAGGAAGTTTAATGGCCCATGTGGTTCTTATGTCTAGAGATTCTTGATTTCCACATTCACATGAATACTCAACAGAGTAATGATTGTCATAATTATTTACAGTTGTTGTGTCTCTATTGCATTTTGTACAAAATACACTGATTGGATACCAATTTTCTTCAAGCTTTGAGGTTCTGTATTCGTTTAATGCTTCAGACAGTTCTTTTTTATGATCAAGTGCAAATTTTATTTGGCTTGCATAAGCGTTGCTGGTATATTGTTTGCTTTGGTCGATGAATTCAGGATTGATCCCAACTACAGGCAGATATTTTTCAAATTCAATTTCATTAGCCCTTGCATAACTTGTTTTGTGGCTTCTTGTGTCAGGGACCCTTGTTATTGCTTGTCTTAAATAAGTTGTAAGAAGTTCTTGTTCTGGCATATTTTTGGGAACTTTTCGAAATACGTCGTAATTATCCCAAGAATAAATAAACCTTACTTTTGATCCAGAGTCTCTTAGTGCTCTTGCTACAAGGTCTACCGAAATAACTTCTCTAAAATTGCCAATGTGCACAGTTCCAGATGGAGTAATTCCCGATGCTACTGTGTATAAGTTTTTTGGACCTTTTTCTTTTTTTATTTTTTCTGCGTAAAAATCTGCCCAGTGTGCTGTTTTCACATTTTATTCCTAATTTAAATTTAGGTAAATTTTAGCATTTTGTTTTTCAAGTTTCAAGAATTTAAAAAAATGCAGTTTAATGTTTGTTAATTTATAAGTCTTTTTATTAGCTTATCTTCTTTGTTCCAATTTTTTTTAAGTTTTACCTGTAAGAATAGGTTGCATTTTGTTTCAAAAATTTTTGCAATTGTTTTTCTTGCCCTTTCTCCTATTGATTTTATTTCTTTTCCGTTTTTTCCTACAATTATTCCTTTTTGACTTTCATTGGCTACAAAAATATTTGCTCTGATAAAAAGACTTCCTTTTTTATTTTCTAAGGTATCAATATCCACATACAAAGAATAGGGGAGTTCTTCTTTTAGGTTTTCAATAGCTTTTTCCCTTATTATTTCACTAATTCTAAAATTTATTTCTTGATCGGTGTAGTATTCTTGTGGATAATAAAGTGGGCCTTCTGAAAAATTTTCATAAATTTTATTTTTTAGTTCTTCTGTGTTAATTTTTTTTTCAGCAGATATTTTAATTATATTACTATCTTCTATTCCTTTTTCTTTTAGAAATTGCGTTATTTCTTTTATTTTTGTGTTTTTAAGGTCAATTTTATTAAGTATTACTAAAAATTTAATTTTAGAGTTTTTAATTATTTCTAACATTTTATTTTCTTCTTCTCCAGGTTTGTCTTGAATGTCTATTATGTATAAAATGAGTTCAACTTCTCCTATTGAAGAGTGGATATTTTTCATCATTGCAATATTAAACTTTTTTTTACTCAGATGAAATCCCGGTGTGTCTATAAAAATAATTTGTCCTCTGTCGTCCGTAAAGATTCCTTTTATATTATTTCTAGTTGTTTGCGGAATAGGGGATATTATTGATATTTTATGTCCGCATATTGAATTTAAAAGGGTAGATTTTCCAGTTGATGGTCTACCAAGTATTGCTGCAAATCCCGATTTCATGTTTTAGTATTCCTTAAATATGTAATATTCATATATTTTTTATTATAATTAATTATATAGTATTTTAAATACTTATTTTTAAGTAAAATTTGAGGAATTTTCGTTTGGCAAAGGTAAATTTTGAAGTTTTTTGCGAGCAATGTGGCGAAAAAGTTGGACTTAATCGATCTGTTTGTCCCAACTGTGCTGCTAAGCTTGGTGATATCGAATGTCCAAATTGTAGGCATGTAGGTCCAGTTTCTGCTTTTGGAGAAGGTTGTCCTAATTGTCACTACAGTCCTTTTCAAGAACTTAAAGAAAAGCCCTTTAAAAGAAAAGAAAGAGCAAGAATGGTAAGTGATAGAGCAGCTTCTAAGACCTTTGTAAGGCTTTTCCATTTTGGGATTAATATTGATATTTTGCTTTATTTATTTTCAAGTTTTTTATTTGTTATACTTTTTCTTTATATTGTTTATGGCTAAAGGCTTTGTATGGGTATTACAGTTTTTTATTTATTTTCTATTTTTGCATCTTTTGTTCTGGGTTCTAGCATGGATTCTGTTAAAGAGAATGTTCTCAAGAGCACTATTTTTTATTATGATGTTGAAGAAGTTGAATTTCCTTATGCTAGGAAGCAGACTTTACAATTTATTGCTAAAACCCATTTAAAATATGCTGTTTTTAATTTTGACAAAAATAAAATGTTTTCGTACACTTTTGTTTTTGATAAAAAATTAATA
The window above is part of the Borreliella burgdorferi B31 genome. Proteins encoded here:
- the gpmA gene encoding 2,3-diphosphoglycerate-dependent phosphoglycerate mutase is translated as MYKLVLVRHGESEWNKENLFTGWTDVKLSDKGIDEAVEAGLLLKQEGYSFDIAFSSLLSRANDTLNIILRELGQSYISVKKTWRLNERHYGALQGLNKSETAAKYGEDKVLIWRRSYDVPPMSLDESDDRHPIKDPRYKHIPKRELPSTECLKDTVARVIPYWTDEIAKEVLEGKKVIVAAHGNSLRALVKYFDNLSEEDVLKLNIPTGIPLVYELDKDLNPIKHYYLGDESKIKKAMESVASQGKLK
- the lysS gene encoding lysine--tRNA ligase, translated to MKTAHWADFYAEKIKKEKGPKNLYTVASGITPSGTVHIGNFREVISVDLVARALRDSGSKVRFIYSWDNYDVFRKVPKNMPEQELLTTYLRQAITRVPDTRSHKTSYARANEIEFEKYLPVVGINPEFIDQSKQYTSNAYASQIKFALDHKKELSEALNEYRTSKLEENWYPISVFCTKCNRDTTTVNNYDNHYSVEYSCECGNQESLDIRTTWAIKLPWRIDWPMRWKYEKVDFEPAGKDHHSSGGSFDTSKNIVKIFQGSPPVTFQYDFISIKGRGGKISSSSGDVISLKDVLEVYTPEVTRFLFAATKPNTEFSISFDLDVIKIYEDYDKFERIYYGVEDVKEEKKRAFKRIYELSQPYMPSKRIPYQVGFRHLSVISQIFENNINKILNYLKNVQEDQKDKLINKINCAINWIRDFAPEDFKFSLRSKFDNMEILEENSKKAINELLDFLKKNFEVATEQDIQNEIYKISRENNIEPALFFKQIYKILIDKEKGPKLAGFIKIIGIDRFEKITSKYV
- the era gene encoding GTPase Era, encoding MKSGFAAILGRPSTGKSTLLNSICGHKISIISPIPQTTRNNIKGIFTDDRGQIIFIDTPGFHLSKKKFNIAMMKNIHSSIGEVELILYIIDIQDKPGEEENKMLEIIKNSKIKFLVILNKIDLKNTKIKEITQFLKEKGIEDSNIIKISAEKKINTEELKNKIYENFSEGPLYYPQEYYTDQEINFRISEIIREKAIENLKEELPYSLYVDIDTLENKKGSLFIRANIFVANESQKGIIVGKNGKEIKSIGERARKTIAKIFETKCNLFLQVKLKKNWNKEDKLIKRLIN